DNA from Malus sylvestris chromosome 11, drMalSylv7.2, whole genome shotgun sequence:
TATATAGGAAGATGTGGGGATTATGAAGGACATGGGGTTGGATGCTTATAGGTTCTCTATCTCGTGGTCCAGATTGCTACCAAGTAAGTTGATTCAAACAACTCATCgtatttttttgttcttatttatACAAATAGATACATTTACACAAAGGGGCCCAAAATAAATTTGTTGTGAAAtttgtcatttttaaaatttaaaatttctaatttacaagtgaagaaaattaACGGTAGTAAGTAGCATGAATTATCTTATTTGGTTCGGAGTCTTGAGACCAATCATCAATATCGTTACATAAcaactgattttttttatttttttatttttttatttttttgtgaaaatttgtGTTATTTGCTTAGTTGCTTGTTTTGACTAAACATCAGGTGGAAAGTTAAGCGGCGGCGTGAACCAGAGGGGAATCATACATTACAATAATCTCATCGATGAACTCCTACGCAATGGTGACTTCTCTTACTTTATTTacatatcaaataaaattaatgttAGGCACACAAAATTTATACGAGTAATGTTacatttatcatatttttttactATATTTCTATCACATCTCGAGATGATGTCCACCCATACATGTAAGtcttatttctataaaaatgtTACACAAATGTGAtaagaataacattttttttattatccaataataatatataacaaGAATTACATGcagtattaaaatattaatttaatcaaattttttatatataggtataaatCCAGTTGTGACACTCTTTCATTGGGATGTTCCTGAAGCTTTGGAACACGAATATGGTGGTTTCTTAAGCCCTCGTATTATGTAAGTGAACAAATTTACAACTAACTGcccattttaaataaatattgacATTCTATGATTTATACAGCCAACTTACATAGTGGAATAAAGTTTTTTTGTGGCGGTATATATAATATGTCTTAAATGTGTATATACAGCAATCATTTTAGAGACTATGCAGAGCTTTGTTATAAGGAATTTGGTGATCGAGTAAAGCAATGGACCACGTTGAATGAGCCACATAGTGTTTCAAACAATGGTTTTGCAGTTGGGTCTCAAGCACCGGGGCGTTGCTCTTATTGGCAAAATCGGAATTGTCTCGGCGGAGATTCAGCAATCGAACCATACTTGGCGACGCACCATCTCCTTCTTGCTCATGCAGCTGCTGTAAAAGTGTACAAAGATAAATATCAGGTGTattaatttgtttctttttgtttttcttaatatGTATTAGGTCCTAGTTGAGAATTCTACACAAGTAAATAGTAGTAGGTTGTATCTCCTTCTGGCTATAATCGAATTCATGTTCTTGTGTAGGCATTTCAAAAGGGTCTGATCGGAATAACATTGAATACATATTGGTTTGTTCCTGCTTCGGAGACAAAGGAAGATAAACATGCTGCATTACGGTCATTGGATTTTATGTTTGGATGGTAAGTATATTGTTAGTTTATACATATCAATAAAATTTGGATGTATTTGTTGATTTGCACTTCGAACTTGTATAGAGCTATCAATttgattttttataattatccAATTTCCCTTCTGacttttgaaaattttcatctaATTATACATCCATCTTGATCACGTGGGCAAACACATGACCACTATATGAAGGCAAAATGGATggataaaaaaattttaaaatccaaAGTCAGAGAGGAAATTGGCTCTTTATAAAGTTTTAAGAGTAATCatctaaaattaaagttcaaaggAAAATTGGCAGCTGTATACAAGTTTTTGGGACAAGTCGACAATATACCTATAATTTAGGCTTATGAGTTTGAAATTTCCATGATTTTGGGTAGGTTTATGGAGCCATTGACAAGTGGGGATTATCCACAGAGCATGCGATCTCTGGTTGGAAATCGATTACCAGTATTCACCAACGAAGAATCCATGTTGCTAACTGggtcatttgattttcttggaTTAAATTATTATACTGCTAGATACTCAAGCAATGACGTACCTGATAATTCTTCCTTACCTGCAAGCTACGTAACAGATTCTCATGTCAAAGTTACTAGTGAGCACAAGTTGAAATTTAGCTTTTTTACTTTGAAAAATATGTTCTTACAATATAATTAGATTCTAATATTCATATATGTTGTGGCAGTTGAGCTTAATGGCGTCCCAATTGGTCCACCGGTACACATCAATATATTAGtgttttttaattcaattgttTTCCCTGTTCAAACATAACTATTAAAGGTCTAAACTATTTTCGTACGAGTTGCAGACTGCTTCAGATTGGTTATACGTTTATCCAAAAGGAGTTTATGATCTTTTACTCTACATAAAGAAGAAGTATAATGATCCACTCATTTACATTACTGAAAGTGGTACGTAACTAATACTGCCTTAATTATTGCATCATCAAGATTTCACATTAATGGTGTGAAATAcaatatgaaaacaaaaattgtaGAAAACTCTGGAGTATCCCATATTTTAACTATCTTATATTGTAGGTGTATCCGAGTTCAATGATCCTAAATTATCACTCCAGGAAGCCCTTAATGATACCAATAGAGTTGACTACTATTATCGCCACTTATGTTACGTTCGAGCTGCAATCAAGTAAGTGTTTATTAACACTATATATGGTTGGCCTTCTCACACTTTGGTTATTCAAAGGTGGTGTTATctattcatttttacttctcacacactcctcTTAATTTTTTCGATTAtcgaatcgaatgaattgaagtgcatcaatgaacaaaaattaacaaggatgtGTAAGGGTAAAAGGAGGTGCGTGAAAAGCACCCCCCCTTATTTAATCATTACATTGGCTtgaattttttgagttttcctactttttgtttggtgtagaaatgGCTCCAAAGTGAAGGGATACATTGCATGGTCATTACTGGACAACTTTGAATGGGAAATAGGATACGCTGTGCGATTTGGTATCAACTATGTGGATTACAACAATGGGTTGAAAAGATATCCGAAACTCTCTGCACACTGGTTCAAAAGTTTCCTCAAGAAGGACTCAAGAAGTGTCGCAATCCGAAATGT
Protein-coding regions in this window:
- the LOC126588494 gene encoding beta-glucosidase 12-like, whose product is MALQLRCWIVCLLLLVLLVSVALTNDTDASTDPPIHCGSLSRSSFEPGFIFGTASASYQFEGAAKEDGRGPSIWDTYTHDHPERIVDGSNGDVAVDQYHRYKEDVGIMKDMGLDAYRFSISWSRLLPSGKLSGGVNQRGIIHYNNLIDELLRNGINPVVTLFHWDVPEALEHEYGGFLSPRIINHFRDYAELCYKEFGDRVKQWTTLNEPHSVSNNGFAVGSQAPGRCSYWQNRNCLGGDSAIEPYLATHHLLLAHAAAVKVYKDKYQAFQKGLIGITLNTYWFVPASETKEDKHAALRSLDFMFGWFMEPLTSGDYPQSMRSLVGNRLPVFTNEESMLLTGSFDFLGLNYYTARYSSNDVPDNSSLPASYVTDSHVKVTIELNGVPIGPPTASDWLYVYPKGVYDLLLYIKKKYNDPLIYITESGVSEFNDPKLSLQEALNDTNRVDYYYRHLCYVRAAIKNGSKVKGYIAWSLLDNFEWEIGYAVRFGINYVDYNNGLKRYPKLSAHWFKSFLKKDSRSVAIRNVRNTKFVYQI